The following are from one region of the Chanos chanos chromosome 10, fChaCha1.1, whole genome shotgun sequence genome:
- the tmem26a gene encoding transmembrane protein 26, giving the protein MPLVKFVCAIITRSLFILVSLIGVWRVTWVKNDNVYWLLTILYIPLIIEMIITLKRRKGKDYKWFSPAILLFLISIIPSIWILELHHQANKSSDLQCRNLDSWDSVKSMVSSFNGTLGNQTLQGLQKMLTSVCSNNWILALHQVLLILLILGKWLLPLGGGVTRDELSQLLLIFVGTAADILEFTSETLSDVKDNSPQLVYIILAVWTWSMLQFPLHLAVVTSRPVESIELGGSCNQDNTLLSRHSTDIWNIVESLFIQDGPFLVVRLTVMTYFEVFHQMLVFFAIKNFMVVVLNLYRLFVICQDYRPPASSSTPSS; this is encoded by the exons ATGCCTTTAGTGAAATTCGTTTGTGCTATAATTACGAGATCGTTATTCATTCTCGTTTCCCTAATCGGCGTATGGAGAGTGACCTGGGTGAAAAATGACAACGTGTACTGGTTACTTACTATCCTCTATATTCCACTGATCATTGAAATGATAATTACattgaagagaagaaaaggaaaagattaTAAGTG GTTCTCTCCTGCTATCTTACTCTTCCTCATCAGCATTATCCCGTCCATTTGGATTCTGGAGTTACATCATCAAGCGAACAAGTCCAGTGATCTACAG tgtaGAAATCTGGACTCCTGGGACAGTGTTAAAAGCATGGTCTCATCATTCAATGGTACTTTAGGGAACCAAACATTACAG GGTCTGCAGAAGATGCTCACCTCTGTTTGTTCAAACAACTGGATTCTGGCCCTCCATCAGGTACTTCTCATCCTCCTGATCCTTGGCAAGTGGCTTCTCCCTCTGGGAGGTGGTGTTACACGTGACGAACTGTCACAGTTGCTGCTTATCTTTGTTGGCACGGCTGCAGACATTCTGGAATTCACCAGTGAGACGCTGTCTGATGTTAA GGACAACAGTCCACAGCTGGTATACATAATACTGGCAGTCTGGACATGGAGTATGTTACAGTTTCCTCTACACCTGGCAG TGGTTACCTCAAGACCTGTGGAGTCCATTGAGCTGGGTGGGTCCTGCAACCAAGATAACACACTTCTGTcaagacacagcacagacatctgGAACATAGTGGAGAGCCTCTTTATCCAGGATGGGCCGTTCCTTGTCGTGCGTCTCACTGTGATGACGTACTTTGAGGTGTTCCATCAAATGCTGGTGTTCTTTGCCATCAAGAATTTCATGGTGGTTGTTCTAAACCTGTACCGATTATTTGTCATCTGCCAAGATTATAGACCTCCTGCTTCCTCCTCGACTCCTTCTTCGTGA